Proteins encoded within one genomic window of Acidobacteriota bacterium:
- a CDS encoding peptidylprolyl isomerase — translation MFPQRIRVITVAGVLLFGPLHGQDQGVSGDPPRPPQRKQQAPPPEPVLLDEIVARVNDQIITRRDLDHELYVIQSEVRSRIQDREKAMRFWQTQRRTVLREMIDTRLLLQKAEELGVAPNVDDHVSAQLENMRKQSGIPSLEAMDQAMRRQGMSLAQMREKLRQRAIQERLLGIMVYSRVTLLTPEIHEYYDQNREQYTEPEEVELAEVLFLTEGKEKEQVRSKAQGVLDRLKAGGSFEDLAKEHSEGPTANRGGSIGAFKRGSMQAVQEAAVSKLKEGEHSGLIEADYGFQILRLLKRKPARQLELETVRSHIEQQLFTKKAAPQLKKYVDSLREESFIYVDPSYQKDFDVEELGLTAIEF, via the coding sequence ATGTTTCCGCAACGAATTAGAGTGATTACGGTCGCTGGGGTCCTGCTGTTCGGTCCCCTCCACGGACAAGACCAGGGAGTGTCGGGAGATCCGCCCCGGCCGCCGCAGCGGAAGCAACAGGCGCCGCCTCCCGAGCCGGTTCTCCTGGACGAGATCGTGGCCCGCGTCAACGACCAGATCATCACCCGCAGGGACCTGGACCACGAGCTGTACGTCATCCAGTCCGAAGTCCGGAGCCGGATACAGGATCGGGAAAAGGCCATGCGGTTCTGGCAGACGCAAAGGCGGACGGTGCTGCGTGAAATGATCGACACCCGGCTGCTCCTGCAGAAGGCCGAGGAACTGGGCGTGGCCCCCAATGTGGACGATCACGTCTCGGCCCAGCTCGAAAATATGCGCAAGCAGAGTGGCATTCCCAGCCTGGAAGCCATGGATCAGGCCATGCGCCGGCAAGGCATGAGCCTCGCTCAAATGCGGGAGAAGCTGAGGCAGAGAGCCATCCAGGAACGCCTGTTGGGGATCATGGTCTATTCCCGGGTCACGCTGCTGACGCCGGAGATCCACGAGTACTACGACCAGAACCGCGAGCAGTACACCGAGCCCGAGGAGGTGGAGTTGGCCGAGGTCCTGTTTCTCACCGAGGGCAAGGAGAAGGAGCAGGTCCGTTCCAAGGCTCAGGGGGTCCTGGACCGGCTGAAGGCGGGCGGCTCGTTCGAGGATTTGGCCAAGGAGCACTCGGAGGGCCCCACCGCCAATCGGGGAGGGTCCATCGGGGCCTTCAAGCGGGGGTCCATGCAGGCGGTTCAGGAAGCCGCCGTATCCAAGTTGAAGGAGGGGGAACACAGTGGCCTGATCGAGGCCGACTACGGTTTCCAGATCCTCAGGCTGTTGAAGCGGAAACCTGCCCGGCAGTTGGAGCTGGAAACGGTACGGAGCCACATTGAACAACAGCTCTTCACGAAGAAGGCCGCGCCTCAGCTCAAGAAGTACGTGGATAGCCTTCGGGAGGAGAGCTTCATCTACGTCGATCCCAGTTACCAGAAGGATTTCGACGTGGAAGAACTGGGACTGACGGCGATCGAATTTTAA
- a CDS encoding peptidylprolyl isomerase, with product MLASLKAIHAGGTLGRGWIGTALLLHLGWAACGLPAGDARSPERETLVAELDAEQITLREFEAYLATEPDSGQVPPRKSRFRDFVVEKILLRQAQADGISVADEELEEQMGNLQIEAGDAEFSERLRRFLTFHKLLKLKVQDQVEVTPSDVRDFYGSQHEQFRVGDSGRVLEILVADRARAREIRGMLEPGDVRQFQEVARLHSEGLTAETGGVLGTFERGQLPSEFEKVILSLEPGEISDVFRSRHGYHLFMVEEWIRRHHKRLYLVQEGIFSTLIAQQESAAVDSYIEGLLAGASLRIYDRELDFRESDDHVSATN from the coding sequence ATGCTCGCGAGTCTGAAAGCGATTCACGCCGGTGGGACGCTGGGCAGGGGTTGGATCGGGACGGCGCTGCTGCTGCATCTGGGCTGGGCCGCCTGCGGGCTTCCGGCCGGAGACGCCCGATCGCCCGAACGGGAGACTCTGGTGGCGGAATTGGACGCGGAGCAGATCACGCTTCGAGAATTCGAAGCCTACTTGGCGACGGAGCCGGACTCGGGACAGGTCCCGCCTCGGAAAAGCCGGTTTCGCGACTTTGTGGTGGAAAAAATACTTCTGCGCCAGGCTCAGGCTGACGGCATCAGCGTTGCCGACGAGGAACTGGAGGAGCAGATGGGGAATCTCCAGATCGAAGCGGGAGACGCTGAATTCTCCGAACGCTTGCGCCGATTCCTCACATTTCACAAGTTGCTGAAGCTGAAGGTGCAGGACCAGGTGGAAGTGACTCCGTCCGACGTTCGCGACTTCTACGGGAGCCAACACGAACAGTTTCGGGTGGGTGACTCGGGACGGGTCCTGGAGATCCTGGTCGCCGACCGGGCCCGAGCCCGGGAGATTCGAGGAATGCTGGAGCCGGGAGACGTCCGGCAGTTCCAGGAGGTGGCCCGATTGCACTCCGAGGGCCTGACCGCAGAAACCGGCGGAGTCCTGGGGACCTTCGAGCGGGGTCAATTGCCGAGCGAGTTCGAAAAAGTCATCTTGTCACTCGAGCCGGGTGAGATCAGTGACGTGTTTCGATCCCGGCATGGGTACCACCTCTTCATGGTGGAGGAATGGATACGGCGGCACCACAAGCGCCTCTACCTTGTCCAAGAGGGGATCTTCTCAACTTTGATTGCACAGCAGGAGAGCGCCGCAGTGGATTCCTACATCGAGGGTCTGCTGGCCGGGGCCTCGCTCCGGATCTACGACAGGGAGCTCGACTTCCGGGAGAGCGATGATCATGTTTCCGCAACGAATTAG
- the tatC gene encoding twin-arginine translocase subunit TatC — translation MNDSPGSAPPQDPSASETQAAEDAGQEIVPASGSSPPPSDPPAPVASAEAEDDPDSPDEEELGAKMTFLEHLDELRKRILWSAISVAVAFIGCWVFREPIFEFLSVPIKNAGIEKLTYIKPTEPFTIYLKVCFVAAVFLAAPAILSQVWLFIAPGLYQREKRYIIPFLVSSTALVLLGGTFAYYIILPTALDFLINQFGAAFQPMVTAIEYFNFEVIIILGMGAIFQLPVIVAFLSMFGLITPGFLWRNFRYAFLLMVMVAAVVSPTTDAINLFLWSGPMVLLYLVSIVISWVFKRRAEKRAGL, via the coding sequence ATGAATGACTCCCCGGGTTCCGCTCCTCCCCAAGACCCAAGCGCGTCCGAGACTCAAGCGGCCGAAGACGCCGGGCAGGAGATCGTTCCCGCTTCCGGTTCCTCCCCGCCTCCATCCGATCCTCCCGCGCCGGTAGCCTCAGCAGAGGCCGAAGACGACCCGGATTCTCCCGACGAGGAGGAGCTGGGCGCCAAGATGACCTTTCTGGAGCACCTGGACGAGCTTCGAAAGCGCATCCTCTGGAGCGCGATCTCCGTCGCGGTCGCTTTCATCGGCTGCTGGGTTTTCCGCGAGCCCATCTTCGAATTCCTGTCCGTACCCATCAAGAACGCCGGCATCGAGAAGTTGACCTATATCAAGCCGACGGAACCGTTCACGATCTACCTGAAGGTTTGCTTCGTCGCGGCCGTTTTCCTGGCCGCTCCGGCCATCCTCTCGCAGGTCTGGCTCTTCATCGCTCCGGGCCTGTACCAGCGGGAGAAGCGCTACATCATCCCCTTCCTGGTCTCGTCGACGGCGCTGGTCCTGCTGGGCGGCACTTTCGCCTACTACATCATCCTCCCCACGGCGCTGGATTTTCTGATCAACCAGTTCGGCGCAGCCTTCCAACCCATGGTCACCGCCATCGAGTACTTCAATTTCGAGGTGATCATCATTCTGGGCATGGGCGCCATCTTTCAGCTTCCGGTGATCGTGGCCTTCCTCTCCATGTTCGGACTCATCACTCCCGGCTTTCTCTGGAGGAACTTCCGCTACGCCTTCCTCCTCATGGTCATGGTCGCGGCCGTGGTGTCTCCCACCACGGACGCCATCAACCTGTTCCTCTGGAGCGGGCCCATGGTCCTGCTCTACCTGGTGAGCATCGTCATCTCGTGGGTGTTCAAACGGAGAGCGGAGAAGCGGGCGGGGCTCTGA
- the tatA gene encoding twin-arginine translocase TatA/TatE family subunit: MWNLGFQEVVIIFIIALVIFGPRKLPDLGKSLGKSLAEFKRASNELKRTWEDEVRAESEELKKIQRDIESS; the protein is encoded by the coding sequence ATGTGGAATCTGGGCTTTCAGGAAGTGGTGATCATCTTCATCATCGCTCTTGTGATCTTTGGCCCTCGGAAGCTTCCCGATCTGGGGAAGTCTCTGGGCAAGAGCCTGGCCGAATTCAAGCGGGCTTCCAACGAGTTGAAGCGAACCTGGGAAGACGAGGTTCGAGCCGAGAGCGAAGAGTTGAAGAAGATCCAGCGAGATATCGAATCGTCATGA